A genomic region of Desulfosarcina ovata subsp. ovata contains the following coding sequences:
- the aroC gene encoding chorismate synthase, producing MSSRFGTLLNVSTFGESHCKGVGSILDGCPPGMPLDESDIQPQLDRRRPGQSRLTTDRQEADQVTIFSGVENGLTLGTPIGLIVYNKDQRPGDYREMSKIPRPSHADYTYQMKYGIRASSGGGRASARETIGRVAAGAVAEKILRLGCGIEIVAWVSAVNTIAAAEADVHTITRDMVDTNPVRCPDPDAARRMEALVAQVKEEKDSVGGIVTCVCRNVPAGWGEPVFDKLEARLAQAMLSIPATKGFEIGSGFAGTRLRGSAHNDPFRAAEGRLGTVTNNSGGIQGGIANGEPIVFRVAFKPPATIGLPQKTVDFDGNPVVLEAKGRHDPCVVPRAVPIVETMAALVLADGALRQKAIMGFDHLRRSRLGGD from the coding sequence ATGTCCAGTCGCTTCGGAACGCTATTGAATGTGTCCACCTTCGGCGAATCCCACTGCAAGGGGGTGGGGTCGATCCTGGACGGCTGCCCCCCGGGCATGCCCCTGGACGAAAGCGATATCCAGCCGCAGCTGGACCGGCGGCGGCCGGGCCAGAGCCGGCTGACCACCGACCGCCAGGAGGCCGACCAGGTGACCATCTTTTCCGGTGTGGAAAACGGACTCACCCTGGGAACGCCCATCGGGCTGATCGTATACAACAAGGATCAGCGGCCCGGGGATTACCGCGAGATGAGCAAGATCCCCCGGCCCTCCCATGCGGATTACACCTACCAGATGAAGTACGGGATCCGCGCCTCGTCCGGCGGCGGTCGCGCCAGCGCCCGTGAGACCATCGGCCGGGTGGCGGCCGGTGCCGTGGCCGAAAAGATCCTGCGCCTGGGCTGTGGAATCGAGATCGTCGCCTGGGTCAGCGCGGTGAACACCATTGCCGCGGCCGAGGCCGACGTGCATACCATCACCCGGGATATGGTCGACACCAATCCGGTCCGCTGCCCGGACCCCGATGCCGCCCGCCGCATGGAGGCGCTGGTGGCCCAGGTCAAGGAGGAGAAGGACAGCGTCGGCGGCATCGTTACCTGCGTCTGCCGGAACGTGCCGGCCGGCTGGGGCGAACCGGTTTTCGACAAACTCGAGGCCCGGCTGGCCCAGGCCATGCTCTCCATTCCGGCCACCAAGGGCTTCGAAATCGGATCGGGGTTTGCCGGCACCCGCCTGCGCGGGTCGGCCCACAACGACCCTTTCCGGGCTGCCGAGGGGCGCCTGGGCACCGTGACCAACAACAGCGGCGGCATCCAGGGGGGGATCGCCAACGGCGAACCCATCGTCTTCCGGGTGGCCTTCAAACCGCCGGCCACCATCGGCCTGCCCCAAAAAACCGTCGATTTCGACGGCAACCCGGTGGTCCTGGAGGCCAAGGGACGTCACGATCCCTGCGTGGTGCCACGGGCCGTGCCCATCGTGGAGACCATGGCCGCCCTGGTCCTGGCGGACGGCGCCTTGCGCCAGAAGGCCATCATGGGCTTTGATCATCTGCGCCGGTCCAGGCTGGGGGGAGACTGA
- a CDS encoding pyridoxal phosphate-dependent aminotransferase, which translates to MRLSKRVQEIEGSRTARFIPLMAEMRRQGRSVISLAIGEPSFDTPAPVIAATKAALDRQETRYSEIPGLTGLRTALADRLDGCRADNIVVFNGSKQALYSIFQTLLDPGDQVIIPLPCWVSFSAQVRLAGGEPVFVPTIDHQLDMNAITTAISGRTRAILINSPNNPTGAVYPREALETIARLAADRDLYLVADEAYDFFVYDGRSPVSLYDLPLVRERLIVTRSFSKHYAMTGFRIGYAVAPADVAAAMIRLHSHLTGNVCTFAQHGALAALSMDDGLLRRRREELEGKRDLALKEIEGLFACIRPGGAFYLFADVRGHLQPGETSGDFAARILEKTGVAMVPGEDFGVDGHVRICFAAPEEQLIEAFKRIREVL; encoded by the coding sequence GTGAGACTCTCCAAACGCGTACAGGAAATCGAAGGCTCCCGAACGGCACGCTTCATTCCCCTGATGGCCGAGATGCGGCGGCAGGGACGTTCGGTCATCAGCCTGGCCATCGGCGAACCGTCGTTCGACACCCCGGCACCGGTGATCGCGGCCACCAAAGCCGCCCTGGACCGGCAGGAAACCCGCTACAGCGAAATCCCCGGCCTGACCGGCCTGCGGACAGCCCTGGCCGACCGGCTGGACGGTTGCCGCGCGGACAACATTGTCGTTTTCAACGGATCCAAACAGGCCCTGTATAGCATTTTCCAGACCCTTTTGGATCCGGGCGACCAGGTGATCATCCCCCTGCCCTGCTGGGTAAGCTTCTCCGCCCAGGTCCGCCTGGCCGGCGGCGAGCCGGTGTTCGTTCCCACCATCGATCATCAACTGGACATGAACGCCATTACCACCGCCATTTCCGGCCGCACCCGGGCGATCCTGATCAATTCCCCCAACAACCCCACCGGTGCGGTCTACCCCCGGGAGGCCCTGGAAACAATCGCCCGGTTGGCCGCGGACCGCGACCTCTATCTGGTGGCCGACGAAGCCTACGATTTCTTCGTCTACGATGGCCGCTCGCCGGTTTCGCTTTACGACCTGCCTTTGGTCCGGGAACGGCTGATCGTGACGCGCAGCTTTTCCAAGCACTACGCCATGACCGGCTTTCGCATCGGCTACGCCGTTGCCCCGGCGGATGTGGCCGCGGCCATGATCCGGCTGCACAGCCACCTGACCGGCAACGTCTGCACGTTCGCCCAGCACGGCGCCCTGGCGGCCCTTTCCATGGACGACGGCCTCCTGCGCCGGCGGCGCGAAGAACTGGAAGGCAAGCGGGATCTGGCCCTGAAAGAGATCGAGGGGCTGTTTGCCTGCATCCGTCCCGGGGGCGCCTTTTACCTTTTCGCGGATGTCCGCGGCCATCTTCAGCCGGGAGAGACCTCCGGTGACTTTGCCGCCCGCATTCTGGAGAAAACCGGCGTGGCCATGGTTCCCGGTGAGGATTTCGGCGTGGACGGGCATGTGCGCATCTGTTTCGCAGCTCCGGAAGAACAACTGATTGAGGCGTTCAAACGAATTCGTGAGGTGTTATGA
- a CDS encoding prephenate dehydrogenase/arogenate dehydrogenase family protein, translating into MSSIGIIGFGRFGRLTAHYLAKDFSVAVATRSDQRAAIDACGARSVPFETACSQKVVILCMPISAMRDTLRRVAPLLRPGTLVMDVCSVKVYPVQWMRELLPEGVSILPTHPMFGPDSAADSLQGRKIVLCPERIAEDHYDRIRRWLESKGLVVIRTTAEEHDEKIAVSLSLTHFIGRSLSAFGARDLDIDTEGYKRLMHILGVVSHDTWQLFEDMHTYNPYARPTRQAFIDAMTGIHERLDG; encoded by the coding sequence ATGAGCAGTATCGGTATTATCGGTTTCGGGCGTTTCGGCAGGTTGACCGCCCACTACCTGGCCAAGGACTTTTCCGTGGCCGTGGCCACCCGCAGCGATCAGCGGGCGGCCATCGACGCCTGCGGCGCCCGGTCGGTGCCCTTCGAGACCGCCTGTAGCCAGAAGGTCGTGATCCTGTGCATGCCCATTTCGGCCATGCGCGACACCCTGCGCCGGGTGGCGCCGCTGCTGCGGCCAGGTACTCTGGTGATGGATGTCTGCTCGGTCAAGGTTTATCCGGTGCAGTGGATGCGGGAGCTGCTTCCCGAAGGGGTCTCGATCCTGCCCACCCACCCCATGTTCGGGCCAGACAGTGCCGCCGATTCGCTTCAGGGCCGCAAGATCGTCCTCTGTCCCGAGCGGATTGCCGAGGATCACTACGACCGCATCCGGCGCTGGCTGGAGAGCAAGGGGCTGGTGGTGATCCGCACCACGGCCGAGGAACATGACGAAAAGATTGCCGTCAGCCTCTCCCTGACCCATTTCATCGGCCGCTCCCTGTCGGCTTTCGGTGCCCGCGACCTGGACATCGACACGGAAGGATACAAGCGTCTCATGCACATCCTGGGCGTGGTCAGCCACGACACCTGGCAGCTTTTTGAAGACATGCATACTTACAACCCATATGCCCGACCCACGCGCCAGGCATTCATCGATGCCATGACCGGCATTCACGAAAGGTTAGACGGATGA
- the pheA gene encoding prephenate dehydratase translates to MKIAFQGIRGAYSEMALHSHFGKDVESVGCDAFDDVFDAVNSGAVTFGLIPVENTIAGSVVENYDLLFANEVFVIAEVYLPIRHTLLAKKGARLEDITQAFSHPHALKQCKEFLKSQNIKMMPTYDTAGAAQAVAEGDRVDCAAIASELCAEIYDMQILASDIQSNTSNTTRFFVIAKKESVPEDLVTGKTTVAFKTRHYPGALLDCLKIFQKYKLNLSKLESRPIPENPWEYVFYAAFEAGIDQSEVKSAIGELTLHAVFVKLLGSYPKAEKCW, encoded by the coding sequence ATGAAAATTGCATTCCAGGGAATACGCGGGGCATACAGTGAAATGGCCCTACACAGCCATTTCGGCAAGGATGTTGAATCGGTGGGCTGCGATGCCTTTGACGACGTGTTCGATGCGGTGAACAGTGGTGCGGTCACCTTTGGGCTGATTCCCGTGGAAAACACCATTGCCGGCAGCGTGGTGGAAAATTACGATTTGCTTTTTGCCAACGAGGTGTTCGTCATTGCCGAGGTCTACCTGCCCATCCGGCACACCCTGCTTGCCAAGAAGGGGGCCCGGCTCGAGGATATTACCCAGGCCTTTTCCCATCCCCACGCCCTCAAGCAGTGCAAGGAGTTCCTCAAGTCCCAGAACATTAAGATGATGCCCACCTATGACACGGCCGGGGCGGCCCAGGCAGTGGCCGAGGGAGATCGCGTGGATTGCGCCGCCATCGCCTCGGAACTGTGCGCCGAAATCTATGATATGCAGATCCTGGCCAGCGACATCCAGTCCAACACCTCCAACACGACCCGTTTTTTTGTCATCGCCAAAAAAGAAAGCGTACCCGAGGACCTGGTCACCGGCAAAACCACGGTGGCCTTCAAGACCCGCCACTATCCCGGCGCGCTGTTGGATTGTTTAAAGATTTTCCAGAAGTACAAACTCAACCTGAGCAAACTGGAGTCCCGGCCGATACCGGAAAATCCGTGGGAATACGTCTTCTATGCCGCTTTCGAGGCCGGCATCGACCAGTCCGAGGTCAAGTCGGCCATCGGTGAGTTGACCCTGCACGCCGTTTTCGTCAAACTTCTGGGCAGCTACCCGAAAGCGGAAAAGTGCTGGTAA
- a CDS encoding DUF6955 family protein → MADYYINVFLDDTKKATITDAGLADKIATVDGKEAIQVEMSKKEQKKLVKGFADLTFNDANACVLPEAAETTLLGIIADTKTLDVMKLAIMKLYNPLAGKAPRSAQR, encoded by the coding sequence ATGGCAGACTATTACATTAATGTGTTTCTGGATGATACGAAAAAGGCCACCATTACCGATGCCGGTCTGGCAGACAAGATCGCGACCGTTGATGGGAAAGAGGCGATCCAGGTGGAAATGAGCAAGAAAGAGCAAAAAAAACTGGTCAAGGGCTTTGCGGATCTCACCTTCAATGACGCCAACGCCTGCGTTCTTCCTGAAGCAGCCGAAACGACACTGCTGGGTATTATCGCCGACACGAAAACCCTGGACGTGATGAAGCTGGCCATCATGAAGCTGTACAACCCGCTCGCCGGAAAGGCACCTCGTTCCGCCCAGCGGTAG